A portion of the Sphingorhabdus pulchriflava genome contains these proteins:
- a CDS encoding EF-hand domain-containing protein, which translates to MKKKLLIGGGAVATAVIAAAVAFAAPGQMSKADANGDGSLSKAEVTAMANTHFTKMDVNADGQINAADREAKHKAKFGEMDTDKNGSISEAEFTAAHAARMAERGERGEGKMRGHYEGRGHHGMGKGHHGGGMKMLKMADANGDKAITKAEMIAAVDAHFAKADTNKDGQISNAEHDAMRSAMRERMKAATSN; encoded by the coding sequence ATGAAAAAGAAACTCCTCATCGGCGGCGGCGCGGTTGCGACTGCTGTAATCGCCGCAGCTGTTGCCTTTGCAGCCCCCGGCCAGATGAGCAAAGCCGACGCCAATGGTGATGGTTCGCTCAGCAAGGCGGAAGTGACGGCAATGGCCAATACCCATTTCACCAAGATGGATGTCAATGCCGACGGCCAGATCAATGCTGCTGACCGTGAAGCCAAGCATAAGGCCAAGTTTGGCGAAATGGACACAGACAAAAATGGCAGCATTAGCGAAGCTGAATTCACCGCCGCCCATGCGGCACGCATGGCAGAACGTGGTGAACGTGGCGAAGGCAAAATGCGCGGCCATTACGAAGGGCGAGGCCATCATGGCATGGGCAAAGGCCATCATGGCGGCGGCATGAAGATGCTCAAAATGGCCGATGCCAATGGCGACAAGGCCATCACCAAAGCTGAAATGATCGCTGCCGTCGATGCCCATTTCGCTAAGGCAGACACCAACAAGGACGGGCAGATTTCGAATGCCGAACATGATGCCATGCGCAGCGCGATGCGCGAACGTATGAAGGCTGCTACCTCAAACTAA
- a CDS encoding response regulator, with the protein MPKTRPHILLVDDELSIRDPLARYLEKQGYRVTEAGNAASAREALKGYDIDVVLLDIMMPGEDGLSLTRFIAENGGPPVILLTARSEEADRIVGLEIGADDYVVKPFSPRELVARIKVALRRTGGTQAANGNGGTIWAFDGWQLKTAEQQLFDPHGALVPLSSGEYRLLEALVERAGQVLNRDQLLDLTKGRIAGPFDRAIDNQVSRLRRKLEPDSKDPKYIKTIWGGGYRFSVEVQRS; encoded by the coding sequence ATGCCCAAGACCCGCCCCCATATCCTGTTGGTCGACGACGAACTGTCGATCCGCGATCCTTTGGCGCGCTATCTGGAGAAACAGGGCTATCGTGTGACCGAGGCGGGCAATGCGGCGAGTGCGCGCGAGGCGCTCAAGGGCTACGATATTGACGTTGTCCTGCTCGACATCATGATGCCGGGCGAAGACGGGTTGAGCCTGACGCGGTTTATCGCTGAAAATGGCGGTCCGCCGGTCATTTTGCTGACTGCGCGTTCCGAAGAAGCCGACCGGATTGTCGGTCTCGAAATTGGGGCCGATGATTATGTCGTCAAACCTTTTTCTCCGCGTGAACTGGTTGCGCGGATAAAGGTCGCTCTCCGTCGCACCGGCGGCACGCAAGCCGCAAACGGCAATGGAGGTACGATCTGGGCTTTTGATGGCTGGCAGTTGAAGACCGCCGAGCAACAATTGTTCGATCCACATGGCGCGCTCGTGCCGCTCTCCTCTGGCGAGTATCGCTTGCTCGAGGCGCTGGTGGAGCGGGCAGGGCAAGTACTCAACCGAGACCAGTTGCTCGACCTGACCAAAGGCCGGATTGCGGGGCCGTTCGATCGTGCGATCGACAATCAGGTCAGCCGCCTGCGCCGCAAGTTGGAGCCTGACAGCAAGGATCCCAAATATATCAAAACAATCTGGGGCGGTGGATATCGCTTCTCGGTCGAAGTCCAGCGGAGTTGA
- a CDS encoding sensor histidine kinase yields MTGRIMLVTAFGLLLVQGINTAMRYQMLKGRAVVEASSLMVAVASNRLDFGSVEPVNRLGGRPSVRTIRATGPLNTPGFHSTEELAERLAMHLQSVYPEIQSVRLSVGPAAALPDALKPRPHTYRSAPAHEWRANSSRGEVALLSVKLADGSWLHSAARVRTRNILPPIALLIETVLIYLGVMIPLLLVIRQISKPLRQLNLRLEHAGLASGAPPLNPQGPDDIRSLIDSFNAAEQRVNAMLTEKDVMLGAIGHDLKTPLASLRVRIESVEDDDERTKMAATVDEMVHILDDILILARLGKSAEELVLTDVSALVEMVADELDGEGRLMVVESVEKCRAAVRPVLLRRALRNLMGNALQYGGKAQIVTMCDGNQLSITIDDQGPGLAPEQLTDLFEPFARAESSRNRASGGSGLGLTIARAIARAHGGDVALENRSEGGLRAILRISQKLG; encoded by the coding sequence ATGACCGGCAGGATCATGCTGGTAACCGCTTTTGGCTTGTTGCTAGTGCAGGGGATTAACACTGCAATGCGATACCAGATGCTCAAGGGTCGCGCTGTGGTGGAGGCATCATCGCTTATGGTCGCGGTCGCATCCAACAGGCTTGATTTTGGTTCGGTTGAGCCGGTTAACCGATTGGGAGGCCGTCCGTCCGTCAGGACCATTCGAGCGACGGGGCCACTGAATACGCCGGGATTTCACAGCACAGAGGAATTGGCGGAGCGTCTCGCCATGCATTTGCAATCTGTCTATCCAGAAATCCAATCAGTGCGCTTGTCTGTGGGACCGGCCGCTGCGCTTCCTGATGCACTTAAACCCAGGCCTCATACTTATCGTAGTGCTCCTGCACATGAATGGCGCGCAAACTCCAGTCGAGGAGAGGTGGCGCTGCTCAGCGTGAAGCTGGCCGACGGTAGCTGGCTCCACTCGGCCGCGCGGGTACGGACGCGCAACATTCTCCCGCCGATAGCACTGCTAATTGAGACGGTACTCATCTACCTCGGCGTGATGATCCCGCTTTTGCTCGTGATCCGGCAAATCTCCAAACCGCTGCGCCAACTCAACCTGCGTCTTGAACACGCCGGTCTGGCCAGCGGCGCGCCGCCTCTGAACCCGCAAGGGCCGGACGACATCCGCAGTCTGATAGACAGTTTCAACGCCGCCGAGCAGCGCGTGAATGCGATGCTGACCGAGAAGGACGTGATGCTGGGTGCCATTGGCCATGATCTGAAAACGCCGCTGGCCTCGCTGCGCGTGCGCATCGAGTCTGTCGAGGATGACGATGAACGAACGAAAATGGCGGCGACCGTTGACGAGATGGTCCACATCCTCGACGATATATTGATCCTCGCCCGCCTCGGCAAATCGGCAGAGGAACTGGTGCTCACCGATGTCAGCGCACTCGTTGAAATGGTGGCTGACGAACTGGACGGTGAGGGCCGCCTGATGGTGGTCGAGAGCGTGGAAAAATGCCGTGCCGCAGTCCGCCCTGTCCTGTTGCGCAGAGCGCTGCGCAATTTGATGGGCAACGCGCTGCAATATGGCGGTAAGGCGCAGATTGTGACCATGTGCGATGGAAACCAGCTGTCGATTACGATAGATGACCAAGGACCGGGGCTTGCACCGGAACAACTGACCGACCTGTTTGAACCCTTTGCGCGCGCTGAAAGTTCGCGCAACCGGGCATCGGGTGGCTCGGGCCTTGGGTTGACTATCGCGCGCGCGATTGCACGGGCGCATGGCGGCGATGTGGCTCTGGAAAATCGCAGTGAAGGTGGCTTGCGCGCGATTTTAAGGATTAGCCAGAAACTGGGCTGA
- a CDS encoding cell wall hydrolase, producing MLHQPFHTESAPLERKALPKRKRRLIGWREILLLAVAFLLLALLPSSAQWAWSVPSQPSTKDLLADAAERPSENFSGSAFYFLDPDVNAPAAPELKLANLAVTSGIVTDPSTLVSKADLSAFETNAAAAPFVMKAGTVDYGRALKCLTDAIYYEAANEPDAGQRAVAQVIINRMRHPTYPNSICGVIYQGSERATGCQFSYSCDGSMARTPARPSWLRAQRVAMDALSGSVYAPVGMATHYHATYVYPYWAPSLNFIGTIGAHRFYSWKGSAGRPSAFFRSHAGREPFPGPKPRAWNAETVPLLDPIQLQKQYEREFAAARMKAEAEAIAAAKAGLAGSSTGAASYADITPNRPSRAQSYAVPDYSADARAKGGDDAYAGGKLPTNGDVKNEYQASGSWKKQPSGI from the coding sequence ATGCTGCATCAGCCATTTCATACCGAAAGCGCGCCGCTTGAGCGGAAGGCGCTGCCAAAGCGCAAACGGCGCTTGATTGGCTGGCGTGAGATCCTGCTGTTGGCTGTCGCGTTTCTGCTTCTGGCCTTGCTTCCCAGCTCTGCTCAATGGGCGTGGAGCGTTCCTAGCCAACCGTCGACCAAAGACCTGCTTGCAGACGCCGCCGAGCGGCCATCGGAGAATTTTTCGGGCTCTGCCTTCTATTTTCTCGACCCGGATGTGAACGCACCGGCAGCGCCCGAGCTGAAGCTGGCCAATTTGGCGGTGACCTCCGGCATCGTAACTGACCCCTCGACGCTGGTTAGCAAAGCTGATCTTTCTGCATTCGAAACCAATGCAGCAGCGGCACCCTTTGTGATGAAGGCAGGAACCGTCGACTATGGCCGGGCACTGAAATGCCTGACCGACGCCATCTATTATGAAGCAGCGAACGAACCAGATGCAGGTCAACGCGCGGTCGCGCAGGTCATCATCAACCGCATGCGTCACCCGACCTATCCGAACAGCATTTGCGGTGTCATTTATCAGGGATCGGAACGCGCCACCGGTTGCCAGTTCAGCTATAGCTGCGACGGTTCAATGGCCCGCACCCCTGCCCGCCCGTCATGGTTGCGTGCGCAGCGCGTGGCCATGGATGCCTTGTCGGGATCGGTTTATGCGCCCGTCGGCATGGCAACGCACTATCACGCGACCTATGTTTATCCTTATTGGGCCCCCAGCCTGAACTTCATTGGGACCATCGGTGCGCACCGCTTCTATAGCTGGAAAGGCAGTGCTGGACGCCCGTCTGCATTCTTCCGCAGCCACGCTGGCCGTGAGCCCTTCCCCGGACCGAAGCCACGCGCATGGAATGCAGAAACCGTTCCTCTCCTCGACCCGATTCAGTTGCAGAAACAATATGAACGCGAATTTGCAGCGGCGCGGATGAAGGCCGAAGCTGAAGCTATCGCCGCAGCCAAGGCCGGTCTGGCAGGCAGCTCAACTGGCGCGGCTTCCTATGCCGACATTACCCCCAATCGCCCTTCCCGCGCACAGAGCTATGCGGTCCCCGACTATTCGGCAGACGCCCGCGCCAAGGGCGGCGATGATGCTTATGCCGGAGGCAAACTGCCGACCAATGGCGATGTGAAGAACGAGTATCAGGCTAGCGGCAGCTGGAAGAAACAGCCCAGCGGCATCTGA
- a CDS encoding class II 3-deoxy-7-phosphoheptulonate synthase, with amino-acid sequence MAANWAPESWRNHDGRQMPVYRDQAALQSTEETLRNFPPLVFAGEARSLTADLADVADGKAFLLQGGDCAESFAEFHPNNIRDTFRVLLQMAVVLTFASKLPVVKVGRMAGQFAKPRSADTETIGGVELPSYRGDIINDIAFEEAAREPDPARMIRAYSQAASTLNLLRAFSHGGYANLQQVHAWTHDFMGRSPWAKKFKDVADRIGEALAFMEACGITPETVPQIKGTSFYTSHEALLLPYEQAMTRQDSLTGQWYDTSAHMLWIGDRTRFEGSAHVEFLRGIGNPIGMKCGPSLEPDALLRMLDTLNPGRVPGRMTLITRYGHDKIEAGLPKLVRAVKREGHPVIWSCDPMHGNVIKAASGYKTRPFERILAEVRGFFAVHRAEGTFAGGIHAEMTGQNVTECTGGAIAITDEALADRYHTHCDPRLNAAQSLELAFLLAEMLNQEMADRAKQAA; translated from the coding sequence ATGGCGGCGAACTGGGCCCCCGAAAGCTGGAGGAACCATGATGGCAGGCAGATGCCGGTCTATCGGGATCAGGCTGCATTGCAGTCGACCGAGGAAACGCTGCGCAACTTTCCGCCGCTGGTGTTTGCGGGCGAAGCGCGTAGCCTGACGGCTGATCTGGCTGACGTTGCCGACGGCAAGGCATTCCTGCTGCAGGGCGGCGATTGCGCCGAAAGCTTTGCAGAATTTCATCCGAACAATATCCGCGATACTTTCCGCGTATTGCTGCAAATGGCCGTCGTGTTGACCTTTGCCAGCAAACTGCCCGTGGTGAAAGTCGGTCGTATGGCGGGGCAGTTCGCCAAGCCGCGGTCAGCCGATACCGAAACCATCGGTGGCGTTGAACTGCCGAGTTATCGCGGTGACATCATCAACGATATCGCCTTTGAAGAAGCCGCGCGTGAACCCGATCCGGCCCGCATGATCCGCGCCTATAGCCAGGCCGCGTCGACGCTGAACCTGCTCCGTGCGTTCAGCCATGGCGGCTATGCCAATCTTCAACAGGTCCATGCCTGGACCCATGATTTTATGGGACGTTCGCCCTGGGCGAAAAAGTTCAAGGATGTCGCTGACCGCATTGGCGAAGCGCTGGCGTTCATGGAAGCCTGCGGCATCACGCCAGAGACAGTCCCGCAGATCAAGGGCACCAGTTTCTATACCAGCCATGAGGCGCTGTTGCTGCCCTATGAGCAGGCGATGACGCGGCAGGATTCGCTGACCGGCCAATGGTATGACACATCTGCACATATGTTGTGGATCGGCGATCGCACGCGTTTCGAAGGATCGGCGCATGTCGAATTTCTGCGCGGTATCGGCAACCCGATCGGCATGAAATGTGGGCCGAGCCTTGAGCCAGATGCATTGCTGCGGATGCTCGATACGCTCAATCCGGGTCGCGTTCCGGGCCGGATGACATTGATTACCCGTTACGGGCACGACAAGATCGAAGCGGGCCTGCCCAAACTTGTGCGTGCAGTGAAACGCGAAGGGCATCCTGTGATCTGGTCGTGCGACCCGATGCACGGCAATGTCATCAAGGCAGCGAGCGGATATAAGACCCGCCCGTTCGAGCGGATATTGGCCGAAGTGCGCGGTTTCTTTGCCGTGCACCGTGCTGAAGGGACATTCGCTGGCGGCATCCATGCCGAAATGACCGGACAGAATGTCACCGAGTGCACGGGCGGGGCAATTGCCATCACCGATGAGGCACTGGCTGATCGTTACCACACCCATTGCGACCCGCGTCTCAATGCAGCGCAATCGCTCGAACTCGCTTTCCTGCTTGCTGAAATGCTCAATCAGGAAATGGCGGATCGGGCCAAACAGGCGGCGTGA